One stretch of Corynebacterium callunae DSM 20147 DNA includes these proteins:
- the sepH gene encoding septation protein SepH, which translates to MREIFLVREDSTESSLVFRSSDEDGAEEFFIAVTEDLRQVLAGHKEIPAPEPEVPVVLEAVSPKPAPREEKELDPRISAPLTMSPREIQIRVRAGASIAELAEENGVTEARIEPYAHPVLLERARIAELAKQSHPIRENGPAKLTLWEILATAFATRGHDLTSAVWDSYKDATNQWIVRVDWKAGLSDNHAEWTLNLHNTSNPTADPRTPVAADLIDPEFIQPVRTLTSISHNDDVEDSSFDDEDIDFNDSEEHLESTEHDEDRDVEAPRNRRRKAVTPHWEDVLLGVRANTKRPKK; encoded by the coding sequence ATGCGTGAAATATTCCTGGTCAGGGAAGATTCTACCGAATCATCCCTGGTGTTCAGGTCCTCCGATGAGGATGGCGCTGAGGAATTCTTCATTGCTGTAACTGAGGATCTACGCCAGGTTCTTGCAGGTCATAAGGAAATTCCTGCACCGGAACCAGAAGTCCCAGTAGTTTTGGAAGCAGTTTCTCCAAAGCCAGCTCCTCGTGAGGAAAAAGAACTTGATCCGCGTATCAGCGCGCCTTTAACCATGTCTCCTCGTGAAATTCAGATTCGAGTGCGTGCTGGCGCCTCCATTGCCGAGTTGGCAGAGGAAAATGGAGTAACTGAGGCTCGTATCGAACCTTATGCCCACCCCGTGTTGTTAGAGCGCGCCCGCATTGCGGAACTCGCTAAACAATCACACCCCATCCGCGAAAATGGCCCGGCCAAACTCACGCTATGGGAAATTTTGGCAACGGCCTTTGCTACTCGTGGCCATGATCTCACCTCTGCAGTGTGGGATTCCTATAAGGACGCCACCAACCAGTGGATTGTGCGAGTTGATTGGAAAGCTGGCCTGAGTGATAACCATGCAGAATGGACCCTCAATCTGCATAACACCAGCAATCCCACGGCAGATCCACGCACCCCAGTGGCTGCGGATCTTATTGATCCGGAGTTTATTCAGCCAGTTCGTACCTTGACCTCTATTAGTCACAATGACGATGTCGAAGACAGTTCTTTTGATGACGAGGACATCGATTTTAATGACTCCGAAGAGCATTTGGAATCCACCGAGCACGATGAAGACCGCGATGTGGAAGCACCTCGCAATCGTCGCCGTAAGGCAGTAACCCCGCATTGGGAAGATGTACTTCTTGGAGTTCGCGCTAACACCAAGCGTCCAAAGAAATAG